Proteins encoded within one genomic window of Hahella chejuensis KCTC 2396:
- the recD gene encoding exodeoxyribonuclease V subunit alpha, with the protein MSIAHLIDAARQSNLLRPLDYYLGQQFAELATAATEEQRELLALTVALTSNALANGHTCLDLSQYAGRSLWPDSAEEDMRAFIAPSLKLWREALLASGLTQADSDIGDAGPVSPCVLDDRNCFYLARYFEYERQLAGLLQQRIAHHAAFPPEQVRQALLRFFPSVAAEDRQAIAAAVACRQGFTAIVGGPGTGKTTTVAKLLGMLGELSEPPLRIALAAPTGKAAARLMESIRNAKLQLGERLSHPERIPDTAYTLHRLLKVRGDGKGFVHHAGHPLPVDLLLIDEVSMVDLAMMLRIVEALPPHARLMLLGDSEQLASVEAGSVIGDICSQRATAGVSPDMASYLRKIGLTPPYPEEEKAAPVADCVIRLEVSHRFHARSGIGRLAQAINAGDSEAALQVFRQPEFEDADWENLPPSQLQSIIQQTAANAYEPCFKADSVETALDAMNRFRILCAVKEGHGGVQEINQWVEAALQRKGLAPRYQLHYHGRPVMVTRNDYSLGLFNGDVGLIWRDPASGQLRAWFPDADGPLRSIPLYRLPAHETVYAMTIHKSQGSEFDHCVVALPETDQPVLTRELLYTGVTRAKKRISVWGPRHLLIKSIKRPTQRMSGLARRIWGELQPAGPAVDDKPDEPSGDGVQLDLW; encoded by the coding sequence ATGAGCATCGCCCACTTGATTGACGCCGCCCGACAAAGCAATCTGCTGCGGCCGCTGGATTATTACCTGGGTCAGCAGTTCGCAGAACTGGCGACCGCGGCGACGGAAGAACAGCGGGAACTGCTGGCGCTGACCGTCGCGCTAACCTCCAACGCCCTGGCTAACGGCCATACCTGTCTGGACCTGTCGCAATACGCCGGCCGCTCGTTGTGGCCGGACTCGGCGGAAGAAGACATGCGCGCCTTTATCGCCCCTTCTCTCAAATTATGGCGCGAAGCGCTGCTCGCCAGCGGTTTGACCCAGGCGGATTCGGATATAGGCGACGCCGGCCCGGTCAGTCCATGCGTGCTTGACGATCGTAACTGCTTCTATCTGGCCCGATATTTCGAGTATGAGCGCCAACTCGCCGGGCTCCTGCAACAGCGCATCGCCCATCACGCCGCTTTCCCGCCCGAACAGGTGCGTCAGGCGCTGTTGCGCTTCTTTCCTTCCGTCGCCGCAGAGGACCGTCAGGCTATCGCCGCAGCCGTGGCCTGTCGCCAGGGCTTCACCGCCATTGTCGGCGGTCCCGGCACCGGAAAAACCACCACGGTAGCCAAGCTGTTGGGCATGCTGGGAGAACTGTCCGAACCGCCTCTGCGCATTGCGCTCGCGGCGCCGACCGGCAAAGCGGCTGCGCGTCTGATGGAGTCCATCCGTAACGCCAAATTGCAGTTGGGAGAACGTCTGTCACATCCCGAACGCATTCCCGATACCGCTTACACTCTGCATCGCCTGCTCAAAGTCCGCGGCGACGGCAAAGGCTTCGTACACCACGCCGGTCATCCGCTTCCTGTGGATTTATTATTGATAGACGAAGTGTCGATGGTGGATCTGGCGATGATGCTGCGTATCGTAGAGGCGCTGCCTCCTCACGCCCGCCTGATGTTGCTGGGCGACAGCGAACAGCTTGCTTCGGTCGAGGCCGGCAGCGTCATTGGCGATATCTGCTCGCAAAGAGCCACAGCAGGGGTCAGCCCGGATATGGCGAGTTACCTGCGCAAAATTGGCCTGACGCCCCCCTACCCCGAAGAAGAGAAAGCCGCACCTGTTGCTGACTGCGTCATTCGCCTGGAAGTCAGTCATCGCTTTCACGCCCGCAGCGGCATCGGTCGACTGGCGCAGGCGATCAACGCCGGCGATTCGGAAGCCGCTCTGCAGGTGTTCAGACAGCCGGAGTTTGAAGACGCGGACTGGGAAAATCTGCCGCCGTCGCAATTACAGTCGATCATCCAGCAGACCGCCGCCAACGCCTATGAGCCCTGCTTCAAAGCAGATTCGGTGGAAACCGCCCTGGACGCCATGAATCGCTTCCGCATTCTCTGCGCCGTGAAAGAAGGCCATGGCGGCGTGCAGGAAATCAATCAGTGGGTGGAAGCGGCGCTGCAACGCAAAGGCCTGGCCCCGCGCTACCAACTGCACTACCACGGTCGCCCTGTCATGGTGACCCGCAACGACTATAGTCTGGGCTTGTTCAACGGCGATGTGGGCCTGATCTGGCGCGATCCGGCATCAGGGCAGCTAAGGGCGTGGTTCCCGGATGCGGACGGACCTCTGCGCAGCATTCCCCTATACCGGCTGCCCGCCCACGAAACCGTGTACGCTATGACCATTCACAAAAGCCAGGGTTCCGAGTTTGATCATTGCGTCGTGGCGTTGCCTGAAACCGACCAACCAGTACTGACGCGGGAACTGCTGTACACGGGCGTCACCCGCGCCAAGAAACGAATCAGCGTATGGGGACCGCGCCATCTATTGATCAAGTCCATAAAACGCCCAACCCAAAGAATGTCCGGGCTCGCCCGCAGAATCTGGGGTGAGCTTCAGCCAGCAGGCCCCGCGGTTGACGATAAACCAGATGAACCGTCTGGCGACGGCGTGCAGTTGGACCTGTGGTGA
- the recB gene encoding exodeoxyribonuclease V subunit beta produces the protein MRPLDPIAIPLQGVQLIEASAGTGKTYTITTLYLRLLLERQLDVRQILVVTFTRAATEELRTRIRQRIREVMQTLQAPPETDIAEWLQPWRDPERNGDALALLQQALLNMDEASIFTIHGFCQRALQDNAFESGLLFDLRLQEDLGPLLQQAAEDTWRKLFYPDRLLAELAQAKWGEPADMLNGLRSYLAQGDLELIRPDVDPQALSHLAGALKAQWRQQGDDLTAAVREAAENKILGRAEKTYREDKLNDAILSLTIWSRTEEQMTLPPAAALFSQSVLDASVLKKAADKGLGAPQHAFFTALDQFLTQQTQLDAWLVGATLTAFKDVLQRLKTQAEILGFDDLIGSLKDALAAATGPQLRQALQRRYPVALIDEFQDTDPSQYRIFSSLYDAADGNATLFMIGDPKQAIYSFRGADIYAYLQAKQRTPQDNRYTMDTNWRSRKELVAAVNGLFEQCANPFLFAGDIEFIPVQAAGAADASVLTLDDVPVTPLQAWLLGREDGGKTISKDQARPQLAQITASEIANWLNLGECGRARLGERPLSAGDIAVLVRDNKQARIMSEKLSAVGVSSVFLTRESVYQSEEATDLLRLLRALLEPNDERRLRAALVTLSWGWTAAELETLARDEQRWENMLTSLHQLREEWQDAGFMPMFQKWLQNFSVAARLLGLPEGERRLTNLLQLAELLQQAGRDYPTPERLLAWYQGQLEQADGRGDEHQLRLESDEALVKIVTIHSSKGLEYPLVFLPFLGFGRSGKDDYLMCHDPEREHRLVLDLSGGDRLREQAERERLAEDLRLLYVALTRAKQLCVWAWGAVNEFQYAAMAWLLYGGATGSLTDWLTSLKNLDDTQLAEPLTRLAAQTDFYWSPAPEPVHQRHQPGEGAGQWRARSAQRTVEQNWRLSSYSQLAAGGGGRHSEEPLDEAEATLEVQPRLQPDVSDIFQFPKGAWAGQCFHHILENMPFQAESAEILHELTSHSLQQHGFGEEWVACVAEQLWQVVNTPLRQNGVTPFSLSQLDKANMQVEMEFLFPVTLIQQARLARFLADYSGSEAPVNLNVAANEGLMHGFIDLTFQHEGRFYIADYKGSWLGEKRESYAPDNLRNEILAHRYDLQYLIYTLALHRYLQRSLPAYDYETHFGGVYYLFLRGMHSQQQPELGVFFDRPSREAVAAFAEILQGEPA, from the coding sequence ATGAGGCCGCTGGACCCGATCGCCATTCCTCTACAAGGCGTACAGCTCATCGAAGCCAGCGCCGGAACGGGGAAGACCTATACCATCACCACCTTGTATCTGCGTCTGTTGCTGGAACGTCAGCTCGACGTCAGACAGATTCTGGTGGTCACCTTTACTCGCGCCGCCACAGAAGAACTGCGCACGCGGATTCGCCAGCGCATCCGCGAGGTCATGCAGACGCTGCAAGCTCCGCCGGAAACAGATATTGCGGAGTGGCTGCAACCCTGGCGCGACCCGGAACGCAATGGCGATGCGCTCGCTCTGTTGCAGCAGGCGCTGTTGAACATGGACGAGGCGTCTATATTCACTATTCACGGTTTCTGCCAGCGCGCCCTGCAGGACAACGCATTCGAAAGCGGGCTCTTGTTTGACCTGCGCCTGCAGGAAGACCTGGGCCCATTGCTGCAGCAGGCGGCGGAGGACACCTGGCGTAAGCTGTTCTATCCCGACCGATTGCTGGCGGAGCTGGCGCAAGCCAAGTGGGGCGAGCCGGCGGATATGCTGAACGGACTGCGCAGCTATCTGGCGCAAGGCGATCTGGAGTTGATCCGCCCGGATGTAGACCCGCAAGCCCTCAGCCATCTGGCTGGCGCGCTGAAAGCCCAATGGCGTCAACAAGGCGATGACCTTACCGCCGCCGTACGGGAAGCGGCGGAGAACAAAATACTGGGCCGCGCGGAGAAAACTTACCGGGAAGACAAACTGAACGATGCGATTCTCAGCCTTACTATCTGGAGCCGCACGGAAGAACAGATGACGCTGCCTCCCGCCGCAGCCCTGTTCAGTCAGAGCGTTCTCGATGCGTCTGTGTTGAAAAAAGCGGCGGATAAAGGACTTGGCGCGCCACAGCATGCTTTCTTCACCGCTCTTGACCAGTTTCTGACCCAACAGACGCAGTTAGACGCCTGGCTGGTAGGCGCCACGCTGACCGCCTTCAAGGACGTACTGCAGCGTCTGAAAACCCAGGCGGAAATCCTGGGCTTCGATGATCTGATCGGCAGTCTCAAAGACGCCCTCGCAGCCGCCACCGGCCCCCAGTTACGCCAGGCGCTGCAACGCCGCTACCCAGTCGCCCTGATTGACGAGTTTCAAGATACCGACCCATCTCAGTATCGCATCTTCTCCTCCCTGTATGACGCCGCCGACGGTAACGCCACTTTGTTTATGATCGGCGACCCCAAGCAGGCGATTTACAGCTTCCGGGGCGCGGATATTTACGCCTATCTGCAAGCCAAGCAGCGCACGCCCCAGGATAATCGCTACACCATGGACACTAACTGGCGCTCCCGTAAAGAACTGGTGGCGGCGGTTAATGGATTGTTCGAACAGTGCGCCAATCCTTTCCTGTTCGCCGGCGATATAGAATTCATTCCCGTGCAGGCCGCCGGCGCCGCTGACGCCTCCGTTCTGACATTGGACGACGTCCCCGTGACGCCATTGCAGGCCTGGCTGCTCGGCCGTGAAGACGGCGGAAAGACCATCAGTAAAGATCAGGCGCGACCGCAGTTGGCGCAAATCACCGCCAGTGAAATCGCCAACTGGCTCAACCTGGGAGAATGCGGCCGCGCCCGTCTGGGCGAACGCCCGCTCAGCGCCGGCGACATCGCCGTACTGGTGCGGGATAATAAACAGGCCCGCATCATGTCGGAAAAGCTCTCCGCCGTTGGCGTCAGCAGTGTGTTTCTGACTCGGGAAAGCGTCTATCAGAGCGAAGAGGCTACCGACCTGCTGCGTCTGCTGCGCGCGTTACTGGAGCCTAATGACGAACGTCGCCTGCGCGCTGCGCTGGTGACCCTGAGCTGGGGATGGACCGCCGCAGAGCTGGAGACGCTGGCGCGGGATGAACAGCGCTGGGAAAACATGCTGACCTCGTTGCACCAGTTGCGGGAGGAATGGCAGGACGCCGGTTTCATGCCCATGTTTCAGAAATGGCTGCAGAACTTTAGCGTCGCCGCCAGACTACTGGGTCTCCCGGAAGGCGAGCGCCGCCTCACCAATCTGTTGCAGCTGGCTGAACTATTGCAACAGGCGGGACGCGACTACCCCACGCCTGAACGCCTGCTGGCCTGGTATCAAGGACAACTGGAGCAGGCGGACGGACGCGGCGACGAGCATCAGTTACGTCTGGAAAGTGACGAGGCGCTGGTGAAAATCGTCACCATCCACAGTTCCAAAGGGCTTGAATATCCGTTGGTGTTTCTGCCTTTTCTGGGGTTTGGCCGTAGCGGCAAAGACGATTATTTAATGTGTCATGACCCAGAAAGGGAACATCGTCTGGTGCTCGATCTGAGCGGCGGCGACCGCTTACGAGAACAGGCGGAGCGCGAGCGTTTGGCGGAAGACCTGCGTCTGCTTTATGTGGCGCTGACCCGGGCCAAACAATTGTGCGTCTGGGCCTGGGGCGCTGTGAATGAGTTCCAGTACGCCGCCATGGCCTGGCTGCTGTATGGCGGCGCCACGGGCAGTCTGACTGACTGGCTGACGTCTCTCAAAAATCTGGACGATACCCAACTGGCGGAGCCTCTGACCCGCCTTGCGGCGCAAACTGACTTTTACTGGAGTCCGGCGCCTGAGCCGGTGCATCAGCGCCATCAACCCGGCGAAGGCGCCGGTCAGTGGCGCGCGCGCTCCGCCCAGCGCACCGTGGAGCAAAACTGGCGTTTGTCCAGTTATTCGCAACTGGCCGCCGGTGGCGGCGGACGCCATAGCGAAGAGCCTTTGGACGAGGCGGAAGCGACTCTGGAGGTCCAGCCCCGTCTGCAACCGGACGTGAGCGATATTTTCCAGTTCCCCAAAGGCGCCTGGGCCGGACAGTGTTTTCACCATATTCTGGAAAATATGCCGTTTCAGGCGGAAAGCGCCGAAATATTGCATGAACTCACCAGTCACAGCCTGCAACAACATGGCTTCGGCGAAGAATGGGTGGCCTGCGTGGCGGAGCAGTTATGGCAAGTGGTGAATACGCCGCTGCGGCAAAACGGCGTCACGCCCTTTTCACTGTCGCAACTCGACAAGGCCAATATGCAGGTGGAAATGGAGTTTTTGTTTCCCGTGACGCTGATACAGCAGGCGCGGCTCGCCCGCTTCCTGGCGGACTACTCCGGCTCGGAAGCGCCGGTTAATTTAAACGTCGCCGCCAACGAAGGCCTGATGCACGGCTTTATCGACCTCACTTTTCAGCATGAAGGACGTTTCTATATCGCCGACTACAAGGGCAGCTGGCTTGGAGAAAAGCGGGAGAGTTACGCCCCCGACAACCTGCGCAACGAAATTCTCGCGCACCGCTACGATCTGCAATATCTGATTTATACGCTGGCGCTGCACCGTTATTTGCAGCGCAGCCTGCCCGCATATGACTACGAGACCCATTTTGGCGGCGTTTACTATCTGTTTTTGCGTGGCATGCACAGCCAACAGCAACCGGAGCTAGGGGTGTTTTTCGACCGTCCCTCGCGTGAAGCCGTGGCCGCTTTTGCAGAGATTCTGCAGGGAGAACCGGCATGA
- the recC gene encoding exodeoxyribonuclease V subunit gamma: MLKIYYSNRQEQLLALLADALARPKANPLQSDILIVQSQGMSRWLSQQLAEINGVAANLEFQLPAQLIWRLARLCRDDLPELHPFDKSILTWRLMQLAPGLPDSGEFDALHRYLHTGPDRKSPDLLRNYQLSQRIADVFDHYLMYRPDWLSEWEQGLPTEAGASEHAWQIELWRGLTHDSDAPHRARVLQELAAQLPQHVDKLPPRLFVFGVPYMAPAYLDVLQNAARHIEVHMYQWNPTEHYWGDIASRKDISRIRTRDGAEVSGLYDEGHRLLASWGKPLRDYLDVLQDVSVTEADCYVPPAPPQTLLQRLQADVFNLRQEPWPESPADDRSLQVHLCHSALREVEALYDQLMDLLQTDHSLSPRDIVVMTPDIEQYAPLVEAVFGAQQGARRIPWSLADLSRYSDFNLVQSVLQLFDLLPGRFTASEVLGLLEIPAVGRRFGLDEELLSRLRQWLHEASIRWGLDAESQQAYGVDCADQFSWKAGIKRLLLGFALPDAMQMYQDVAPYPHIQGGDADSLGALSQLIDTLARWRAQISRGQTPQQWADLLHSWMNDLFDPDRDEEQALQVAREAVQEWLQETQTAGFDQPLPLAVVKQDLRRRLDSPLRRQSFLTGAVTFCAMVPMRSIPFRVVAVLGLNHDQFPRHQTQPGFDLIAEYPRKGDRARREEDRFLFLEALLAARDVFYLSYVGRSIRDNSECAPSVILSELLDTIQEQGGEAAIRRILREHPLQPFSPHYFTADGGHFSYQSEWLPALHGRHSKQEYQAFCPESLPPREREPFSTDHPVELDSLRRFLRNPTRYFVQQRLNILLDASDLAQDREPFDLAGLHGFQVKELWLQELMNAATDEEAESYLEAKGLLPGGAVGAISRKQTRQQLEALREQARELYGKDRIEITPEKSGLPLRGAVAGIGPRGLLHLTTAGCSASRMLLLWLEHLALCGVTADALARPSFLVCRQGVGHYRPVAQNQARQLLAELMDLLTQSENEPVRFFPKTSLKYVETKNNPRSRSEPINAALNCWLGNEWQPGELADAHHFLVWRFEAETLNERFVALAESIWEPALEHWEAPA; the protein is encoded by the coding sequence ATGCTGAAAATCTACTACAGCAACCGTCAGGAACAGCTGCTCGCCTTGCTCGCCGACGCCCTCGCGCGCCCCAAAGCCAACCCATTGCAAAGCGACATACTGATCGTACAAAGCCAGGGTATGAGCCGTTGGCTGAGCCAGCAACTGGCGGAGATCAACGGCGTCGCCGCCAATCTGGAGTTTCAACTGCCGGCGCAGCTGATCTGGCGGCTGGCGCGACTGTGTCGGGATGATTTGCCTGAACTGCATCCTTTTGACAAATCCATCCTGACCTGGCGTCTCATGCAACTGGCGCCTGGGCTTCCTGACAGCGGCGAATTCGACGCCCTGCATCGCTATCTGCACACAGGCCCGGATCGCAAATCGCCGGACCTGTTGCGCAACTATCAGCTGAGCCAACGCATCGCCGATGTCTTCGATCACTATTTAATGTATCGCCCGGACTGGCTATCAGAGTGGGAGCAAGGTCTGCCAACCGAAGCCGGCGCCAGCGAGCACGCCTGGCAGATTGAGCTCTGGCGCGGCCTGACCCACGACAGCGACGCGCCGCACCGGGCCCGCGTACTGCAGGAGTTGGCCGCGCAGCTGCCGCAGCATGTGGATAAACTGCCGCCGCGTTTGTTCGTCTTTGGCGTTCCCTATATGGCGCCGGCGTACCTGGATGTGCTGCAGAACGCCGCCCGCCATATAGAAGTGCACATGTATCAATGGAACCCTACGGAGCATTACTGGGGCGACATCGCCTCCCGTAAGGACATCAGCCGCATCCGCACCCGCGATGGCGCGGAAGTCTCTGGCCTGTACGACGAGGGCCACCGACTGCTGGCGTCCTGGGGCAAACCGCTGCGGGATTACCTGGACGTGCTGCAGGACGTGTCCGTCACGGAAGCCGACTGCTACGTCCCGCCCGCGCCGCCGCAAACCTTGCTGCAACGCCTGCAGGCGGACGTTTTCAACCTGCGTCAGGAGCCATGGCCTGAGAGCCCCGCTGACGACCGCTCGCTGCAGGTGCATCTGTGCCATAGCGCCTTGCGCGAAGTAGAAGCGCTGTACGATCAACTGATGGATCTGCTGCAAACCGATCACAGCCTGTCTCCCCGGGATATCGTGGTGATGACGCCGGATATCGAGCAGTACGCGCCTCTTGTCGAGGCGGTATTCGGCGCCCAGCAAGGGGCGCGCCGGATTCCCTGGTCCCTCGCCGACCTGAGCCGTTACAGCGACTTCAATCTGGTGCAGTCGGTATTGCAACTGTTCGATTTGCTGCCCGGCCGTTTTACCGCGTCCGAGGTGCTGGGCCTGCTGGAAATTCCCGCTGTGGGACGACGTTTCGGCCTGGATGAAGAGCTGTTATCCCGTCTGCGCCAGTGGCTGCATGAAGCCTCCATTCGCTGGGGCCTGGATGCGGAATCGCAACAGGCCTATGGCGTCGACTGCGCCGATCAATTCAGCTGGAAGGCGGGGATCAAACGTCTGCTGCTGGGCTTCGCCCTGCCCGATGCGATGCAGATGTATCAGGACGTGGCTCCTTATCCTCATATTCAGGGCGGCGATGCGGACAGCCTGGGCGCGCTATCGCAACTGATCGACACCCTGGCGCGCTGGCGCGCGCAGATCTCCCGCGGCCAGACGCCCCAGCAATGGGCGGACCTCTTACACAGCTGGATGAACGATCTGTTCGATCCTGACCGGGACGAAGAGCAGGCGCTGCAGGTCGCCCGCGAGGCGGTGCAGGAATGGCTGCAGGAGACCCAGACAGCGGGCTTCGATCAGCCCTTGCCGCTGGCGGTGGTGAAACAGGATCTGCGCCGACGTCTGGACAGCCCGTTACGGCGTCAGAGTTTCCTTACCGGGGCGGTCACCTTCTGCGCCATGGTGCCCATGCGCAGCATTCCCTTTCGCGTGGTCGCCGTCCTGGGATTGAATCATGACCAGTTCCCGCGCCACCAGACGCAGCCGGGTTTCGACCTGATCGCCGAGTACCCTCGTAAAGGCGATCGCGCCCGCCGCGAGGAAGACCGTTTTCTGTTTCTGGAGGCCTTACTGGCCGCCCGCGACGTGTTTTATCTGAGCTATGTGGGACGCAGCATCCGCGACAACAGCGAGTGCGCGCCATCGGTCATTCTCAGCGAGCTACTGGATACGATTCAGGAGCAGGGCGGCGAAGCAGCGATACGGCGCATTCTCAGGGAGCACCCGCTACAACCTTTCAGTCCGCATTATTTTACCGCCGACGGCGGCCACTTCAGCTATCAGTCGGAATGGTTGCCCGCCCTGCACGGTCGACACAGCAAGCAGGAATATCAGGCGTTCTGCCCAGAGTCCTTACCGCCCCGGGAGCGGGAGCCGTTTTCCACCGACCATCCGGTCGAGTTGGACAGTCTGCGGCGTTTTCTCCGCAACCCGACCCGTTACTTTGTGCAGCAACGGCTCAATATATTGCTGGACGCCAGCGATCTCGCGCAGGACCGGGAGCCTTTCGATCTGGCCGGCCTGCACGGCTTCCAGGTAAAAGAACTGTGGCTGCAGGAACTGATGAACGCAGCGACGGATGAAGAGGCGGAAAGCTACCTGGAAGCCAAAGGGTTGCTGCCCGGCGGCGCCGTCGGCGCCATCAGCCGCAAGCAAACGCGACAGCAACTGGAAGCCCTGCGCGAGCAAGCCCGTGAGCTGTATGGCAAGGATCGTATCGAAATTACCCCGGAAAAATCCGGGCTGCCATTGCGCGGCGCGGTGGCGGGCATCGGCCCGCGCGGCCTGCTGCACCTGACCACCGCTGGCTGCAGCGCTTCCCGCATGTTGTTGCTGTGGCTGGAGCATCTGGCGTTATGCGGCGTCACCGCCGACGCCCTGGCCCGCCCCAGTTTCCTGGTGTGCCGCCAAGGCGTTGGCCATTACCGCCCAGTGGCTCAAAACCAGGCCAGACAATTACTGGCGGAGCTAATGGATCTGCTGACGCAAAGTGAGAATGAACCGGTGCGTTTCTTCCCCAAAACATCGTTGAAGTATGTGGAAACCAAAAATAATCCACGTAGCCGCAGCGAACCCATCAACGCCGCTCTGAACTGCTGGCTGGGTAACGAGTGGCAGCCGGGTGAACTGGCGGATGCGCATCACTTTCTGGTGTGGCGTTTTGAAGCGGAAACTTTGAACGAACGCTTCGTGGCGCTGGCGGAAAGCATCTGGGAGCCTGCGCTGGAGCATTGGGAGGCGCCGGCATGA